One window of Acipenser ruthenus chromosome 45, fAciRut3.2 maternal haplotype, whole genome shotgun sequence genomic DNA carries:
- the LOC117400981 gene encoding cyclic AMP-dependent transcription factor ATF-7, with product MGDDRPFVCSAPGCGQRFTNEDHLAVHKHKHEMTLKFGPARTDSVIIADQTPTPTRFLKNCEEVGLFNELASSFEQEFRKATEDDESKRVKVTPGALGVTLALTPDVKVKKEESVEVDDSSPPDSPRSFSSMSDSEDAEEVPPKPVLNSAPTPTIVRPGSLPLHLGYDPLNPTLPSPTSVITQTPPSNRQLGSPSGPYSVLMQLPNGQAMPLPGPPVQMTSVISLARPISMVPNIPGIPGPPMNSSSGPTSPIGMHVPSEAKMRLKAALSHQVPASLNGALMMGSASSMGPSRQEQSQLLVQQPDAPSPVQPQVSPAQPTGGRRRRTAEDDPDERRQRFLERNRAAASRCRQKRKVWVNSLEKKAEELSGMNVQLSNEVSLLRNEVSHLKQLLLAHKDCPVTTLQKKVYMGGEESPKDMTEPTASPAPVIQHSSMSPHAPNGMSTREAAEALAMSVLAGMGNAPRPAHVIMAPQSQSAGR from the exons atgggtgatGACCGACCCTTCGTGTGCAGCGCACCAGGATGTGGGCAG cgGTTCACGAACGAGGACCACTTGGCcgttcacaaacacaaacacgagATGACGCTGAAGTTCGGACCTGCCAGAACAGACTCTGTTATAATCGCTG ACCAGACCCCCACGCCCACCCGCTTCCTGAAGAACTGCGAGGAGGTGGGTCTGTTCAACGAGCTGGCCAGCTCCTTCGAGCAGGAGTTCAGGAAGGCCACGGAGGACGATGAGAGCAAGCGCGTGAAAGTCACG CCCGGGGCGCTGGGCGTGACGTTGGCTTTGACCCCAGACGTGAAGGTGAAGAAGGAGGAGTCAGTGGAGGTTGATGACTCCTCCCCTCCAGACAGCCCCCGGTCCTTCTCCAGCATGTCGGACAGCGAGGACGCAGAG GAGGTGCCCCCGAAGCCTGTGCTGAACTCTGCCCCCACCCCCACGATCGTGCGGCCGGGGTCCCTGCCGCTGCACCTGGGGTACGACCCCCTGAACCCCACACTGCCCTCCCCCACCTCCGTCATCACACAGACACCGCCCTCCAACAGGCAGCTTGG GTCACCCTCAGGCCCGTACTCAGTCCTGATGCAGCTGCCGAATGGACAAGCCATGCCACTCCCGGGACCCCCTGTGCAGATGACCTCAGTCATATCG ctgGCCCGGCCCATCTCAATGGTTCCCAATATCCCGGGGATCCCTGGCCCTCCTATGAACAGTAGCAGCGGCCCGACGTCTCCCATTGGCATGCACGTACCCTCCGAGGCCAAGATG CGGCTGAAGGCTGCCCTCTCGCACCAGGTTCCCGCTTCCCTGAACGGAGCGCTGATGATGGGGTCAGCGAGCAGCATGGGGCCGTCCAGACAGGAGCAGAGCCAGCTGCTGGTGCAGCAACCGGATGCACCCTCCCCGGTACAGCCACAG gtgtcCCCAGCCCAGCCCACGGGAGGGAGGCGGCGCCGGACCGCGGAGGATGACCCAGACGAGCGGAGGCAGCGCTTCTTGGAGCGGAACCGGGCCGCGGCCTCGCGCTGCCGCCAGAAACGCAAAGTCTGGGTGAACTCTCTGGAGAAGAAGGCAGAGGAGCTGTCCGGCATGAACGTGCAGCTCTCC AACGAAGTGTCACTGTTGAGAAACGAAGTGTCTCATCTGAAGCAGCTCCTGCTGGCCCACAAAGATTGCCCTGTCACCACCCTGCAGAAGAAAGTCTACAtgg gaggagaggagagcccGAAGGACATGACGGAGCCCACGGCGTCCCCCGCCCCCGTCATCCAGCACAGCTCCATGAGCCCCCACGCCCCCAACGGCATGAGCACCCGCGAGGCGGCCGAGGCTCTCGCCATGTCCGTGCTGGCAGGCATGGGCAACGCCCCTCGCCCCGCCCACGTCATCATGGCCCCACAGTCCCAGTCTGCCGGCAGATGA